In the genome of Neodiprion pinetum isolate iyNeoPine1 chromosome 2, iyNeoPine1.2, whole genome shotgun sequence, one region contains:
- the LOC124212596 gene encoding transmembrane protein 114 isoform X2 gives MPCSAVTLSLATITGIIATALLAIAFSTDNWLYTEVKRAQIQQYAAKNREQSMQLVDQMNSKFYYYTRTQGLFRICYPKERPPTVETYLSPVETHCMNIDYFIPDEENQTRGFSDDAIARLHMGRSVIALFMVGFLAIFSAFWTGVVGCWRRSPGNITATAILMLFACLLSAGGMGLWHGVEYYEKEKVVGEEYYQQWSNVLKDNSIVSYDWSYVVAWVGVGWSLVSAILFSAAAICLRGERLREEAMNMQYLMPVYPQKQQYAYAGYPPPAAYPGPYYHGSQYGPYNY, from the exons ATGCCTTGTTCCGCGGTGACTCTTTCTCTGGCTACCATCACCGGTATCATCGCCACCGCTCTTCTGGCGATCGCCTTTTCTACGGACAACTGGCTCTACACCGAGGTGAAGCGAGCCCAAATACag caatatGCCGCGAAGAATCGAGAGCAGAGTATGCAGCTGGTTGACCAGATGAACTCCAAGTTTTACTACTACACAAGGACTCAGGGACTCTTCAGGATATGTTATCCGAAGGAGAGACCACCGACTG TCGAGACTTACCTCAGCCCGGTGGAAACTCACTGTATGAATATCGACTACTTCATCCCGGACGAGGAGAACCAGACGAGGGGTTTCTCAGACGACGCTATAGCTCGCCTTC ATATGGGCAGATCGGTGATCGCCTTGTTCATGGTTGGATTTTTGGCAATCTTTTCCGCATTCTGGACCGGAGTTGTTGGCTGCTGGCGAAGGTCTCCAGGAAACATAACAGCGACGGCTATTCTGATGCTCTTCGCCT GTCTCTTGAGCGCTGGTGGTATGGGACTTTGGCACGGGGTCGAGTACTATGAGAAGGAGAAGGTCGTCGGTGAGGAATATTATCAGCAATGGAGCAAC GTATTGAAGGACAACTCGATAGTGTCCTACGATTGGTCGTACGTCGTCGCTTGGGTCGGCGTCGGTTGGTCTCTGGTCAGCGCGATCCTGTTTAGCGCAGCGGCCATTTGCTTGCGGGGCGAACGCTTGCGAGAGGAGGCTATGAACATGCAGTACCTCATGCCTG TTTATCCGCAAAAGCAACAATACGCATACGCCGGTTATCCCCCGCCTGCCGCCTATCCAGGGCCGTATTATCACGGTTCCCAATACGGCCCGTACAACTACTGA
- the LOC124212596 gene encoding uncharacterized protein isoform X1, with protein sequence MPCSAVTLSLATITGIIATALLAIAFSTDNWLYTEVKRAQIQQYAAKNREQSMQLVDQMNSKFYYYTRTQGLFRICYPKERPPTVETYLSPVETHCMNIDYFIPDEENQTRGFSDDAIARLHMGRSVIALFMVGFLAIFSAFWTGVVGCWRRSPGNITATAILMLFACLLSAGGMGLWHGVEYYEKEKVVGEEYYQQWSNVLKDNVGQWYDWSFYLAWLGVATCLAAMTLFLIAASCLRKERAREQAQNVQYIMPVYPQKQQYAYAGYPPPAAYPGPYYHGSQYGPYNY encoded by the exons ATGCCTTGTTCCGCGGTGACTCTTTCTCTGGCTACCATCACCGGTATCATCGCCACCGCTCTTCTGGCGATCGCCTTTTCTACGGACAACTGGCTCTACACCGAGGTGAAGCGAGCCCAAATACag caatatGCCGCGAAGAATCGAGAGCAGAGTATGCAGCTGGTTGACCAGATGAACTCCAAGTTTTACTACTACACAAGGACTCAGGGACTCTTCAGGATATGTTATCCGAAGGAGAGACCACCGACTG TCGAGACTTACCTCAGCCCGGTGGAAACTCACTGTATGAATATCGACTACTTCATCCCGGACGAGGAGAACCAGACGAGGGGTTTCTCAGACGACGCTATAGCTCGCCTTC ATATGGGCAGATCGGTGATCGCCTTGTTCATGGTTGGATTTTTGGCAATCTTTTCCGCATTCTGGACCGGAGTTGTTGGCTGCTGGCGAAGGTCTCCAGGAAACATAACAGCGACGGCTATTCTGATGCTCTTCGCCT GTCTCTTGAGCGCTGGTGGTATGGGACTTTGGCACGGGGTCGAGTACTATGAGAAGGAGAAGGTCGTCGGTGAGGAATATTATCAGCAATGGAGCAAC GTGCTGAAGGATAACGTGGGGCAGTGGTACGACTGGTCATTCTACTTGGCGTGGCTCGGGGTGGCGACATGTTTGGCCGCCATGACACTTTTCCTAATTGCAGCATCCTGCCTGCGAAAGGAGCGAGCGCGGGAGCAGGCGCAGAATGTCCAGTACATAATGCCAG TTTATCCGCAAAAGCAACAATACGCATACGCCGGTTATCCCCCGCCTGCCGCCTATCCAGGGCCGTATTATCACGGTTCCCAATACGGCCCGTACAACTACTGA
- the LOC124212595 gene encoding glutaminyl-peptide cyclotransferase has product MTMLKFPLNVIKILLLTGYAAALNKSLLTNQKLHHAPKYFNDENLLRLADMSDVDHINEILDNICIKRVVSTRGHQRVKNYIIKSMENLGWSVETDKFLDKTPNFGKLEFENVISRLNPNASRYLALACHFDSKYTREGDFVGATDSAVPCAQMINLASVMKSYLDDIKRQDISLMFIFFDGEEAFKSWGPTDSIYGARHLAKKWQKTLYPPGNTEGMTELDRIDVLVLLDLIGAPDPTFYNYFENTEKWYGMLINAERKLAAMRRLEKYSYENPEQTYFQPYSVRANIEDDHIPFLKRGVPVLHLIPSPFPSFWHQSGDNRGNIDMAATENINKILRIFVASYLGMDV; this is encoded by the exons ATGACCATGTTGAAGTTTCCGCTGAACGTGATTAAGATTTTGCTGCTCACTGGCTACGCGGCAGCTCTCAATAAATCGCTGTTGACGAACCAGAAG CTTCACCATGCTCCGAAATACTTCAATGATGAGAATTTGCTCAGACTCGCCGACATGTCGGACGTCGATCACATCAACGAAATATTGGATAATATATGCATAAAGAGAGTCGTCTCAACTCGGGGCCATCAGAGAGTGAAAAAC TACATAATAAAATCGATGGAAAATCTCGGATGGTCAGTGGAAACGGACAAGTTCTTAGACAAGACGCCGAATTTCGGAAaattggaatttgaaaatgtaatatCAAGACTGAACCCCAATGCCAGCAGGTACTTGGCACTCGCATGCCATTTTGATTCAAAGTACACGAGAGAGGGGGACTTTGTTGGGGCTACGGACAGCGCTGTGCCGTGTGCGCAGATGATCAATTTGGCTAGTGTGATGAAGTCGTACTTGGATGATATAAAAAGG caAGACATCAGTCtgatgtttatattttttgacgGCGAAGAGGCTTTCAAATCGTGGGGACCCACTGACTCCATTTACGGTGCTAGACATCTGGCTAAAAAATGGCAGAAGACACTGTACCCCCCTGGCAATACCGAGGGAATGACGGAACTCGATAGAATT GACGTTTTAGTACTTCTGGACTTAATAGGCGCCCCAGACCCGACGTTTTACAACTATTTTGAGAACACAGAAAAATGGTATGGGATGCTGATTAATGCGGAGAGAAAATTGGCAGCCATGCGAAGACTGGAAAAATATTCGTACGAAAATCCTGAGCAGACATATTTCCAGCCGTACTCAGTTCGGGCCAATATCGAAGATGATCATATTCCATTTTTAAAAAGAG GTGTGCCGGTACTCCATTTAATTCCGTCGCCTTTCCCCTCTTTCTGGCACCAATCGGGGGATAACAGAGGTAACATAGATATGGCTGCGACAGAAAACATCAATAAGATCCTGAGGATATTTGTCGCGTCGTACCTTGGGATGGATGTTTAA
- the LOC124212596 gene encoding uncharacterized protein isoform X3 produces the protein MQLVDQMNSKFYYYTRTQGLFRICYPKERPPTVETYLSPVETHCMNIDYFIPDEENQTRGFSDDAIARLHMGRSVIALFMVGFLAIFSAFWTGVVGCWRRSPGNITATAILMLFACLLSAGGMGLWHGVEYYEKEKVVGEEYYQQWSNVLKDNVGQWYDWSFYLAWLGVATCLAAMTLFLIAASCLRKERAREQAQNVQYIMPVYPQKQQYAYAGYPPPAAYPGPYYHGSQYGPYNY, from the exons ATGCAGCTGGTTGACCAGATGAACTCCAAGTTTTACTACTACACAAGGACTCAGGGACTCTTCAGGATATGTTATCCGAAGGAGAGACCACCGACTG TCGAGACTTACCTCAGCCCGGTGGAAACTCACTGTATGAATATCGACTACTTCATCCCGGACGAGGAGAACCAGACGAGGGGTTTCTCAGACGACGCTATAGCTCGCCTTC ATATGGGCAGATCGGTGATCGCCTTGTTCATGGTTGGATTTTTGGCAATCTTTTCCGCATTCTGGACCGGAGTTGTTGGCTGCTGGCGAAGGTCTCCAGGAAACATAACAGCGACGGCTATTCTGATGCTCTTCGCCT GTCTCTTGAGCGCTGGTGGTATGGGACTTTGGCACGGGGTCGAGTACTATGAGAAGGAGAAGGTCGTCGGTGAGGAATATTATCAGCAATGGAGCAAC GTGCTGAAGGATAACGTGGGGCAGTGGTACGACTGGTCATTCTACTTGGCGTGGCTCGGGGTGGCGACATGTTTGGCCGCCATGACACTTTTCCTAATTGCAGCATCCTGCCTGCGAAAGGAGCGAGCGCGGGAGCAGGCGCAGAATGTCCAGTACATAATGCCAG TTTATCCGCAAAAGCAACAATACGCATACGCCGGTTATCCCCCGCCTGCCGCCTATCCAGGGCCGTATTATCACGGTTCCCAATACGGCCCGTACAACTACTGA